gtcaggtggctacctcaaagcccggcctaagtgggccaaggctgagaatgatctgcttgataaagggatcgacccagagacattgaactggccagaccgttgccggacttggttgttcggggctggcggaaaattgaccctgtatcagggaggtgcatttggacggacgagcttttgagaataccagtcaagaggcttcagcactatatcgatgcagcgcagcaagggacgttcattccagacagagagaacgacgagctcataatggccctcgggaatcctgagcaccctggacggacacgaggcacgccaggctccgttccgtggaaggctggttttccggacgcaggcggttacaaaagccaggagaggaggaaaaaagtggagcagacccaaattcagaagctgcacgaaagggttcaagcgctagaggaacgagacgccaatcgacatgccgaaactacccccgaagctaccccgccatctcagcggagaagcagcgtggcttccaccgagctgcttcagccggagcatgtcttgacggctcctactagctaccccgtggatgctatcacggagtctcaacattgtcaccttatgacgcaatggcagaacttcaaagtcaaggcggctgttggctctgttttacctcctgaacccggcgcaacctaccactgccggccgattctagaaggatatgctagggtgatggtggatgaaataacggagggatttgaggacctccggcttgaccaccctaccggtgaaggggagactcggctgggttctgctctgaagactccatgcctatggcggaaggagctcatcaaccttccgaactggacgcctccggcgagtaagggcactccgcctcctcctccggcgagtgatcagggcactcagcctccttctccggcgcgtggcggcactccgcctcctcctccacctcctcctccgcctcctcctccacctcctcctccgcctcctcctccagcgagtgatcagggcactcagcctccttctccggcgcgtggcggcactccgcctccttctccgcctgcgccggcacaccagagcagccagcctcctccttctccgcctcgtcaacaagggcggaagagacccgccgccgctccggctgctccggcgcgtcgtagtccttctcctccgcctcgtaagcaaggaaagaagatagccgcagccgctctgtctgctctgccggcgtctagcagtacagccagaggcgggaggcaatacagattcggtccttctctgaagactccagagaagttaccatacgagaggaccgagaaggaaaccaggaagatcgtgcgagccgaagtgacgaacttctttgaaggggtgaaagcaaataaacatccacctccggaggagaaggtagatccggtgaaagcgaagcgcactctggctgccctgacaaaaccaccaaagtctccgccgaaaggcaactatgagcgcattattgcaaagacctttgccgaagcggagcggtcaggaagtactgtcagtgatcaaaggttaaaagaacgacgagctgggaaaaaaattgcccagctcggcgaacaagcgaaccaatcgtgccccccgctcaaggtgtctagcgacatcgtcgctaatgatccgaggatggtgcccggttatagcaatcttggagattacctgcccgacgatgtacattatgatatctttgaggtggacgaacacaaataccattacgggaagcctctcatcaaagatgaaagatctctaacaacgatgatgcgaagattacatgattggtacatgaaaacctgcagagagtctgggggggggatactttgacgctgagagttaaaccggagcatgacctcgttggaattgaattGTTGAATgatccatttgaggagttcttccagtttttcaatcaaaaggccctcaataaatcaacggtcacttgctactgtctgtaagtagtactacttctgtcattaagtctctctatataggtcagctctttcattgcatgtatttataattatcctcactatattatgcagattgaagatcgccgaattgaagaaaagacaaatcggtgatattgggttcattaacacaaatctcatagatgcaactgaggttaaatatcatgccgaaaataccgaggccaacttgctatgatcgttggtaataaatgaaaacaaagatataatacgctttccttacaacttcaagtgagtgttactgtcttgtgcatattcggtttcccttattagtccaggttatagtaatgtaattgatgacttatgcatgcgtgtgcagcttccactatattctcctagagattaagcttgagcagggagtagtaaccgtcttagactcgagacgaaaagatccccaggactatgcggacatgactcaaatgctcgagaagtaagttaaatcgatcattatccaccatatcagcaactttgttcatttcctgatatcaagtaattattttctttgtctggcagggtttggagaaaattcaccaaaaaagctccgggactgccgaagaagctgcaatttaaacacccgaaagtaagtactatagtagcatgttccgcgcatctcctagtgattcaagcgctagtttcatcaataccatttagcatgcttgcttatcagtttgattaacctctatttcttgtaaagtggttgtggcaggaacccgggaataattactgtggatactacgtttgcgagtccatccgctacacgacctgtgagcggggctactctgacgaacaatatgaagtgcgtaagcaataatatttacaattttattttattaccatcatttgtgttgagtttcatttattcatatatatatgtattgacccccttcttcaaattagatgtttcggaagcgggatgaactcctagcaccagatcgtatgcgagcaattcaagaggaattggcggcattcttccttgaccacgtgatcgctgaaaacggagaatactatgtggaccctgtgttcttacaatttaattaggagattatattgtaagagataattattgtatatatgtagccggtagtgtcggatagatatacgagaacttgttgttcaaccaatctctcggagaaggagaggtggtcgatatcacttctctctgtatgcatatgttcatgacgatcttctgtttccttcatttgattactagctagcgtgtctagtcctctccatacgtatatagtacgtagcgtcgaccaagcacggagataagagaggacacttctctctattaattagctagctaacacaatatatgaaacacctaaattaaccccccaaaacccccaacccctcttaaaaaaaaacaaaaaccccagcccctgaaatgctgacacgtggatgcctattggtcccggttagtgccaccaatcgggaccaaaggccctcctgcctgggcttgCCGCACctgccacgtggaggcccatctgtcccggttcgtgtaagaaccgggactaaagggttagggcattagtaacgaccctttagtcccggttcaaaaaccgggacaaaaggcccttaccaactgggacaataggccctttttctactagtgttagaACAAGACCCTCCTATTTATGGCATATAAGTGCAGTTCTCAGTTCTTGCAACTAAAcgtattactccctccgtttgtTTTTATAAGACGTTTTAGACAGCTTGCTTTGTACTGTTTTGAACAGTGTCTGAATGTCTAAAACGTCTTATAAAAATGAACAGAGGTAGTACTAAAAATGAATATTATAGGTCATATAAAATGTGACACAAATATGGATGAACAATCTGGATAGCACATGTGTGTTTCATTATTTGGACAAAGGTTTTTAATACCTGAAAAGGGGGTGCCCATCTTTCACTGTCTGTTTCAGTGTCAGGTGCAGCTTCACGATTTGCTGGCCTTGCACATTTTTTCGACGTCGCAGCACATCCTCCATAATACTTGTTTCCCCTGGACGAATTCACTGAAACAGGATTTGTATATCCAGATAAGCATTTGTTTCTCCTCAAGCAAAAAAGCGAACCATTAAATCTGCCACTGATGGAGCACTGTTATCATACTGAAAGAGGAGTTCTCTATGCTCATGGGGTACTTTGGATCAACCACACCGTACAAACCAACTGACCATTGGCATCCGCAGGACGAATGTTGTGCAGATCGGTTAGAGAAGGACGGCGTTTTAGCCCGTATGATCGCGGCCAGAGGTGTTCTCCTACACAACAAAATGCACAAAATATGGCTGGGAAATAAGAGAAGGAAAAAATGAACCCATCCTGTCTTGACAAGTCGAGCAAAATTTCAGAATGCAATTATGCAACTCACTGTTCCATCCATCCGGCTTGCCTGCCAAGAGCTTCGGCACAGCTCTCTGCGAGTATATCTCGATCCTGAAACAAGCACCGGAGCTTAGACCAGTGAGTAACGGAGAGCAAGTACGTAGTGATATACTACTAGATTGTTAGAGAGAAGCATACACTTCAGAGGACGCTTCTGGGTGGTCTGCGTCAGCTGCATCGAGAATCTTGAGCGCCTCCCACACCTACTAAAGATCCATCCATCACTTGTAATCATTGTCTGTTCATTCCAACTCAGATGCATTTCATCAATTAAGCACGGAATCAGATAGCTAGAGGCAAACCAACATCTTTGTAGCGCAGTGAGGCGTGAGGCGAGACGACGGCGCCGAGCTTCGCCATCAGCCCGTCACCGGAGAAGCCCTCCAGCCCCCCGTAGTAGCTCTGGACGTCTTCGCAAGGATACGGGGTACTCGGCTTCAGACGCTCGCCGATGGAGGACGCATGGGCAGGGATGATATGTGGAGGACAGAGCGCGAGCGCTAGAGCGGCGGCGAGCGCGCGGAGGCACCATGGCACCCATGGCCGGCGGCTGGAGCGCGCGGGTCGCGGTGAGGACAAGACAGACCGGGGTGGTTCGGGGACGGTTTTCTTGACGCATCGAGCGAGGGTTTGGCGGGAGACAGCAGGGGAGCGGATTGTTCTACCAGAGAGCGTGCCGGGAGCTGGGGAGAAGACAACGGCGGCGAAGGCCAACATTTCTTGGTCGCCGCCCGCGGCGGCTGCCGTTCAAAGGTTCCTCTTATCTCGAAAATGTCCAAACCTCGTGAGCCATTCATTAATTACTTGAAGAGATAAACACCCAAATACATTACTCCGTAATATtcccttcgtcccataatatGAAAGCGATGGGATGAAGAAAATTATTATTAAGTAAAAAGTAAACAATGCAAcagaaaatgatataaaaaaTAAGGATCATCAAAAACATAAAATTAGATAAAAAATTTATGGATCGTCTTCTTCCTTTTATTTTTTATGAACACAGTTCAATTAAAGTCACTCACATATGCTCACCTTTATAGACGCATACATAACGATCTTTTTTTATAGTACACTGTTTGTGGAGCTTGAAAAATACATTGAACTAACAGTAAAGAAAGAGCCGTCTGCAAATGGCCTTGTCAATACCAGATTTCGCAATAGTCATTCGCTGCTAGAAACAAGATCTAGTAACTATTTAAGAAATATCAGTTGGACATCACCCACACAATGCACGCTTGCGACAATTCACTACTACTTCAAAGGGTAAGGACGGAACCTTACTAAAGCTGGCCACGAAGGCTCGCCACAACGACGAGGCAACAAACCGGCTGAGTGTCAATAGATGGTGGTTGGGGGTTAGTCCTAGTTGTGGGTCGTCAAGGGGGCAATGCCTGCATTACGACGTCGTCATaaatatctctactcctaattGGGTAGTTGGTAGGTCATCTTGTCGTTTTGAACCCCCACCCCCTCGCACGATCGCCCCCCTCCGATTTTTCTCTTCAATCACCGCCCCTCTTCTGATTTTTTTGGCCCAACCAGCCCTCCAGTCCAGCCTACTCAACCACAAGAACTGAAAATGCATAGAGAGAGAATTCCTACTTACAACATCTCCAGTAGTTCGTCACTTCACGCGCTACTTAGAAGTTTTTTTAAGTCAGCACTCGCCACTTTCTTCTCGTGTCTTTGTATCAAATGATATTACCCCCGCTCCCGTGAGGTGCTGCCGCGCCGCGCCTGGGCGTCCCCGCCTCCCTCCTCCGGCCCCCCTTCCACGACTCTTctcttcgccgccgccggccacgACGCCAGGGCAAAGCCCGTgtggctcggcggcggcggcggccttctTCTTGCGCGTCAATTGCTCAAGATCGTTGTGGAGGTTCCGATCTTTGATCTCCTCGGTGGTGATGGAGGACAACGACGACTGGAGTGTGGCGACGAGTCTGTAGCCGCAGCGGCAGGTGGTGGCGGCGGACATGTTGCAGCTGCTCAACCTCCGATTCGGCTCCAGACCGCGGTGGCGCTCCTGGTCTTGATCTGCATCACGAGGACTCCCGGGGCGGCAACCCTGGGCTTGGCGGTGGTGGCCATCTCCTCCGTCGGAG
The Aegilops tauschii subsp. strangulata cultivar AL8/78 chromosome 3, Aet v6.0, whole genome shotgun sequence genome window above contains:
- the LOC109740037 gene encoding uncharacterized protein, producing the protein MLAFAAVVFSPAPGTLSGRTIRSPAVSRQTLARCVKKTVPEPPRSVLSSPRPARSSRRPWVPWCLRALAAALALALCPPHIIPAHASSIGERLKPSTPYPCEDVQSYYGGLEGFSGDGLMAKLGAVVSPHASLRYKDVWEALKILDAADADHPEASSEVIEIYSQRAVPKLLAGKPDGWNREHLWPRSYGLKRRPSLTDLHNIRPADANVNSSRGNKYYGGCAATSKKCARPANREAAPDTETDSERWAPPFQVRGDVARSLMYMAVSYGSGQKDAAPHLELSDSPSIQRRRMGLLSALLQWNELDPPSRSEQRRNDRVCSLYQHNRNPFVDHPEYANLIWRNTARKFRSVTQKNSERLGSMSSTTKYENEVSTNY